A single Pan troglodytes isolate AG18354 chromosome X, NHGRI_mPanTro3-v2.0_pri, whole genome shotgun sequence DNA region contains:
- the MAGIX gene encoding PDZ domain-containing protein MAGIX isoform X3: MPLLWITGPRYHLILLSEATCLRANYVHLCPLFQHRWLETCNEPPQVIQGKARSAPKPSQASGHFSVELVRGYAGFGLTLGGGRDVAGDTPLAVRGLLKDGPAQRCGRLEVGDLVLHINGESTQGLTHAQAVERIRAGGPQLHLVIRRPLETHPGKPRGVGEPRKGVVPSWPDRSPDPGGPEVTGSRSSSTSLVQHPPSRTTLKKTRGSPEPSPEAAADGPTVSPPERRAEDPNDQIPGSPGPWLVPSEERLSRALGVRGAAQLAQEMAAGRRRH, encoded by the exons ATGCCACTATTGTGGATCACCGGCCCCAGGTACCATCTCATCCTTCTATCGGAGGCCACCTGCCTCAGGGCAAACTATGTACACCTGTGTCCTTTATTCCAGCACCGTTGGTTAGAGACATGTAACGAGCCTCCCCAAGTGATCCAGGGTAAGGCACGTAGTGCTCCGAAGCCATCCCAGGCTTCTGGTCATTTCTCTGTGGAGCTGGTCCGCGGTTACGCAGGCTTTGGCCTCACCTTAGGTGGGGGCCGGGATGTAGCTGGGGACACTCCGCTGGCCGTGCGCGGGCTGCTGAAGGATGGCCCAGCACAGCGCTGTGGTCGTTTGGAG GTCGGGGACCTCGTGCTCCACATCAACGGAGAGTCAACGCAGGGCCTCACCCATGCCCAGGCCGTGGAGCGGATCCGAGCTGGAGGCCCCCAGCTCCACCTAGTTATTCGTCGGCCTCTGGAGACCCACCCTGGCAAGCCTCGAGGGGTGGGAGAGCCCCGAAAAGGAGTTG TCCCGTCATGGCCAGATCGCAGCCCAGATCCTGGAGGGCCGGAGGTAACGGGGTCTCGCAGCAGCAGCACTTCCCTAGTTCAGCACCCTCCATCCCGGACGACGCTCAAGAAGACCCGGGGCAGCCCGGAGCCTAGTCCAGAGGCGGCCGCCGATGGCCCCACGGTTTCTCCTCCTGAGCGCCGCGCTGAGGATCCCAACGACCAGATCCCGGGTTCCCCGGGGCCCTGGCTGGTGCCCAGCGAGGAACGGCTCTCGCGGGCCCTAGGGGTCCGGGGGGCAGCGCAGCTCGCTCAGGAGATGGCAGCCGGAAGGCGGAGACACTGA
- the MAGIX gene encoding PDZ domain-containing protein MAGIX isoform X2, with amino-acid sequence MEPRTGDAADPRGSRGGRGPSPLAGPSARQLLARLDARPLAARAAVDVAALVRKAGATLRLRRKEAVSMLDSADIEVTDSRLPHATIVDHRPQHRWLETCNEPPQVIQGKARSAPKPSQASGHFSVELVRGYAGFGLTLGGGRDVAGDTPLAVRGLLKDGPAQRCGRLEVGDLVLHINGESTQGLTHAQAVERIRAGGPQLHLVIRRPLETHPGKPRGVGEPRKGVDRSPDPGGPEVTGSRSSSTSLVQHPPSRTTLKKTRGSPEPSPEAAADGPTVSPPERRAEDPNDQIPGSPGPWLVPSEERLSRALGVRGAAQLAQEMAAGRRRH; translated from the exons ATGGAGCCGCGCACAGGGGACGCCGCGGACCCTAGGGGGAGCAGAGGAG GCCGCGGCCCCTCCCCGCTCGCGGGCCCTAGCGCCCGGCAGCTCCTGGCGCGGTTGGACGCGCGCCCCCTGGCGGCGCGAGCTGCGGTCGACGTGGCAGCGCTGGTACGCAAGGCGGGCGCCACATTGCGCCTGCGCCGGAAGGAGG CTGTTAGCATGCTGGACTCTGCGGACATAGAGGTCACAGACAGTCGCCTGCCTCATGCCACTATTGTGGATCACCGGCCCCAG CACCGTTGGTTAGAGACATGTAACGAGCCTCCCCAAGTGATCCAGGGTAAGGCACGTAGTGCTCCGAAGCCATCCCAGGCTTCTGGTCATTTCTCTGTGGAGCTGGTCCGCGGTTACGCAGGCTTTGGCCTCACCTTAGGTGGGGGCCGGGATGTAGCTGGGGACACTCCGCTGGCCGTGCGCGGGCTGCTGAAGGATGGCCCAGCACAGCGCTGTGGTCGTTTGGAG GTCGGGGACCTCGTGCTCCACATCAACGGAGAGTCAACGCAGGGCCTCACCCATGCCCAGGCCGTGGAGCGGATCCGAGCTGGAGGCCCCCAGCTCCACCTAGTTATTCGTCGGCCTCTGGAGACCCACCCTGGCAAGCCTCGAGGGGTGGGAGAGCCCCGAAAAGGAGTTG ATCGCAGCCCAGATCCTGGAGGGCCGGAGGTAACGGGGTCTCGCAGCAGCAGCACTTCCCTAGTTCAGCACCCTCCATCCCGGACGACGCTCAAGAAGACCCGGGGCAGCCCGGAGCCTAGTCCAGAGGCGGCCGCCGATGGCCCCACGGTTTCTCCTCCTGAGCGCCGCGCTGAGGATCCCAACGACCAGATCCCGGGTTCCCCGGGGCCCTGGCTGGTGCCCAGCGAGGAACGGCTCTCGCGGGCCCTAGGGGTCCGGGGGGCAGCGCAGCTCGCTCAGGAGATGGCAGCCGGAAGGCGGAGACACTGA
- the PLP2 gene encoding proteolipid protein 2 has translation MADSERLSAPGCWAACTNFSRTRKGILLFAEIILCLVILICFSASTPGYSSLSVIEMILAAIFFVVYMCDLHTKIPFINWPWSDFLRTLIAAILYLITSIVVLVERGNHSKIVAGVLGLIATCLFGYDAYVTFPVRQPRHTAAPTDPADGPV, from the exons ATGGCGGATTCTGAGCGCCTCTCGGCTCCTGGCTGCTGGGCCGCCTGCACCAACTTCTCGCGCACTAGAAAGGGAATCCTCCTGTTTGCTGAGATT ATATTATGCCTGGTAATCCTGATCTGCTTCAGTGCCTCCACACCAGGCTACTCCTCCCTGTCGGTGATTGAGATGATCCTTGCTGCTATTTTCTTTGTTGTCTACATGTGTGACCTGCACACCAAGATACCATTCATCAACTGGCCCTGGAGT GATTTCCTCCGAACCCTCATAGCGGCAATCCTCTACCTGATCACCTCCATTGTTGTCCTTGTTGAGAGAGGAAACCACTCCAAAATCGTCGCAGGG GTACTGGGCCTAATCGCTACGTGCCTCTTTGGCTATGATGCCTATGTCACCTTCCCCGTTCGGCAGCCAAGACATACAGCAGCCCCCActg ACCCCGCAGATGGCCCGGTGTAG
- the MAGIX gene encoding PDZ domain-containing protein MAGIX isoform X1 has protein sequence MEPRTGDAADPRGSRGGRGPSPLAGPSARQLLARLDARPLAARAAVDVAALVRKAGATLRLRRKEAVSMLDSADIEVTDSRLPHATIVDHRPQHRWLETCNEPPQVIQGKARSAPKPSQASGHFSVELVRGYAGFGLTLGGGRDVAGDTPLAVRGLLKDGPAQRCGRLEVGDLVLHINGESTQGLTHAQAVERIRAGGPQLHLVIRRPLETHPGKPRGVGEPRKGVVPSWPDRSPDPGGPEVTGSRSSSTSLVQHPPSRTTLKKTRGSPEPSPEAAADGPTVSPPERRAEDPNDQIPGSPGPWLVPSEERLSRALGVRGAAQLAQEMAAGRRRH, from the exons ATGGAGCCGCGCACAGGGGACGCCGCGGACCCTAGGGGGAGCAGAGGAG GCCGCGGCCCCTCCCCGCTCGCGGGCCCTAGCGCCCGGCAGCTCCTGGCGCGGTTGGACGCGCGCCCCCTGGCGGCGCGAGCTGCGGTCGACGTGGCAGCGCTGGTACGCAAGGCGGGCGCCACATTGCGCCTGCGCCGGAAGGAGG CTGTTAGCATGCTGGACTCTGCGGACATAGAGGTCACAGACAGTCGCCTGCCTCATGCCACTATTGTGGATCACCGGCCCCAG CACCGTTGGTTAGAGACATGTAACGAGCCTCCCCAAGTGATCCAGGGTAAGGCACGTAGTGCTCCGAAGCCATCCCAGGCTTCTGGTCATTTCTCTGTGGAGCTGGTCCGCGGTTACGCAGGCTTTGGCCTCACCTTAGGTGGGGGCCGGGATGTAGCTGGGGACACTCCGCTGGCCGTGCGCGGGCTGCTGAAGGATGGCCCAGCACAGCGCTGTGGTCGTTTGGAG GTCGGGGACCTCGTGCTCCACATCAACGGAGAGTCAACGCAGGGCCTCACCCATGCCCAGGCCGTGGAGCGGATCCGAGCTGGAGGCCCCCAGCTCCACCTAGTTATTCGTCGGCCTCTGGAGACCCACCCTGGCAAGCCTCGAGGGGTGGGAGAGCCCCGAAAAGGAGTTG TCCCGTCATGGCCAGATCGCAGCCCAGATCCTGGAGGGCCGGAGGTAACGGGGTCTCGCAGCAGCAGCACTTCCCTAGTTCAGCACCCTCCATCCCGGACGACGCTCAAGAAGACCCGGGGCAGCCCGGAGCCTAGTCCAGAGGCGGCCGCCGATGGCCCCACGGTTTCTCCTCCTGAGCGCCGCGCTGAGGATCCCAACGACCAGATCCCGGGTTCCCCGGGGCCCTGGCTGGTGCCCAGCGAGGAACGGCTCTCGCGGGCCCTAGGGGTCCGGGGGGCAGCGCAGCTCGCTCAGGAGATGGCAGCCGGAAGGCGGAGACACTGA
- the MAGIX gene encoding PDZ domain-containing protein MAGIX isoform X5 → MEPRTGDAADPRGSRGGRGPSPLAGPSARQLLARLDARPLAARAAVDVAALVRKAGATLRLRRKEAVSMLDSADIEVTDSRLPHATIVDHRPQVGDLVLHINGESTQGLTHAQAVERIRAGGPQLHLVIRRPLETHPGKPRGVGEPRKGVDRSPDPGGPEVTGSRSSSTSLVQHPPSRTTLKKTRGSPEPSPEAAADGPTVSPPERRAEDPNDQIPGSPGPWLVPSEERLSRALGVRGAAQLAQEMAAGRRRH, encoded by the exons ATGGAGCCGCGCACAGGGGACGCCGCGGACCCTAGGGGGAGCAGAGGAG GCCGCGGCCCCTCCCCGCTCGCGGGCCCTAGCGCCCGGCAGCTCCTGGCGCGGTTGGACGCGCGCCCCCTGGCGGCGCGAGCTGCGGTCGACGTGGCAGCGCTGGTACGCAAGGCGGGCGCCACATTGCGCCTGCGCCGGAAGGAGG CTGTTAGCATGCTGGACTCTGCGGACATAGAGGTCACAGACAGTCGCCTGCCTCATGCCACTATTGTGGATCACCGGCCCCAG GTCGGGGACCTCGTGCTCCACATCAACGGAGAGTCAACGCAGGGCCTCACCCATGCCCAGGCCGTGGAGCGGATCCGAGCTGGAGGCCCCCAGCTCCACCTAGTTATTCGTCGGCCTCTGGAGACCCACCCTGGCAAGCCTCGAGGGGTGGGAGAGCCCCGAAAAGGAGTTG ATCGCAGCCCAGATCCTGGAGGGCCGGAGGTAACGGGGTCTCGCAGCAGCAGCACTTCCCTAGTTCAGCACCCTCCATCCCGGACGACGCTCAAGAAGACCCGGGGCAGCCCGGAGCCTAGTCCAGAGGCGGCCGCCGATGGCCCCACGGTTTCTCCTCCTGAGCGCCGCGCTGAGGATCCCAACGACCAGATCCCGGGTTCCCCGGGGCCCTGGCTGGTGCCCAGCGAGGAACGGCTCTCGCGGGCCCTAGGGGTCCGGGGGGCAGCGCAGCTCGCTCAGGAGATGGCAGCCGGAAGGCGGAGACACTGA
- the MAGIX gene encoding PDZ domain-containing protein MAGIX isoform X4, with the protein MEPRTGDAADPRGSRGGRGPSPLAGPSARQLLARLDARPLAARAAVDVAALVRKAGATLRLRRKEAVSMLDSADIEVTDSRLPHATIVDHRPQVGDLVLHINGESTQGLTHAQAVERIRAGGPQLHLVIRRPLETHPGKPRGVGEPRKGVVPSWPDRSPDPGGPEVTGSRSSSTSLVQHPPSRTTLKKTRGSPEPSPEAAADGPTVSPPERRAEDPNDQIPGSPGPWLVPSEERLSRALGVRGAAQLAQEMAAGRRRH; encoded by the exons ATGGAGCCGCGCACAGGGGACGCCGCGGACCCTAGGGGGAGCAGAGGAG GCCGCGGCCCCTCCCCGCTCGCGGGCCCTAGCGCCCGGCAGCTCCTGGCGCGGTTGGACGCGCGCCCCCTGGCGGCGCGAGCTGCGGTCGACGTGGCAGCGCTGGTACGCAAGGCGGGCGCCACATTGCGCCTGCGCCGGAAGGAGG CTGTTAGCATGCTGGACTCTGCGGACATAGAGGTCACAGACAGTCGCCTGCCTCATGCCACTATTGTGGATCACCGGCCCCAG GTCGGGGACCTCGTGCTCCACATCAACGGAGAGTCAACGCAGGGCCTCACCCATGCCCAGGCCGTGGAGCGGATCCGAGCTGGAGGCCCCCAGCTCCACCTAGTTATTCGTCGGCCTCTGGAGACCCACCCTGGCAAGCCTCGAGGGGTGGGAGAGCCCCGAAAAGGAGTTG TCCCGTCATGGCCAGATCGCAGCCCAGATCCTGGAGGGCCGGAGGTAACGGGGTCTCGCAGCAGCAGCACTTCCCTAGTTCAGCACCCTCCATCCCGGACGACGCTCAAGAAGACCCGGGGCAGCCCGGAGCCTAGTCCAGAGGCGGCCGCCGATGGCCCCACGGTTTCTCCTCCTGAGCGCCGCGCTGAGGATCCCAACGACCAGATCCCGGGTTCCCCGGGGCCCTGGCTGGTGCCCAGCGAGGAACGGCTCTCGCGGGCCCTAGGGGTCCGGGGGGCAGCGCAGCTCGCTCAGGAGATGGCAGCCGGAAGGCGGAGACACTGA